Proteins from one Capricornis sumatraensis isolate serow.1 chromosome 2, serow.2, whole genome shotgun sequence genomic window:
- the LOC138073629 gene encoding olfactory receptor 2A12-like, whose translation MWMPPGQNQSWVSEFILLGFSSDPTTNRTLFGAFLLLFLSSILGNGLIITLICLDTHLHTPMYFFLCILSLLDMGCVTTTVPQMLVHLLSRSQTISFAGCWLQMYIFGAVGLTECILFVVMAFDRYVAICYPLRYTVILSWGLCTRLSAGTWACGFFFSLIHTFFTMRLPYCGPNMVNHYFCEGPSVRNLACMDTHVIEMVDLVISVFMVVAPLLLIVASYIRIVQAILKFKSMQARCKAFSTCASHLTVITFFYAPATYLYMRPNSSYSPEQDKQVSLFYNVFTALLNPVVYSLRNKDMKRAFLRVMGR comes from the coding sequence ATGTGGATGCCTCCAGGGCAGAACCAAAGCTGGGTTTCTGAATTTATCCTGCTTGGCTTCTCCAGTGACCCCACAACCAACAGGACCCTCTTTGGtgccttccttcttcttttcctgaGCTCAATCCTTGGCAATGGGCTCATCATCACCCTGATATGCCTGGACACGCATCTCCACACtcccatgtatttcttcctctgtATCCTCTCCCTGCTGGATATGGGCTGTGTCACCACCACTGTGCCCCAGATGCTGGTTCATCTTCTTTCTCGATCTCAGACCATCTCCTTTGCTGGTTGTTGGCTACAAATGTACATCTTTGGTGCTGTGGGCCTGACTGAGTGCATTTTATTTGTTGTCATGGCCTTTGACCGGTACGTGGCCATCTGCTATCCACTGCGTTATACTGTCATCCTCAGCTGGGGCCTGTGCACACGACTGTCAGCTGGGACCTGGGCCTGTGGTTTCTTCTTCTCTCTGATCCACACTTTTTTCACCATGAGGCTGCCATACTGTGGGCCCAACATGGTCAACCACTACTTCTGTGAAGGCCCTTCAGTACGAAATTTGGCTTGCATGGATACTCATGTCATTGAAATGGTGGACCTAGTCATCAGTGTCTTCATGGTTGTTGCCCCACTCTTGCTCATTGTGGCCTCCTACATCCGTATTGTGCAGGCCATTCTCAAGTTCAAGTCCATGCAGGCCCGCTGCAAGGCTTTCTCCACCTGTGCCTCCCACCTGACTGTGATCACATTCTTCTATGCTCCAGCCACCTACCTCTACATGAGGCCCAATTCAAGCTATTCCCCTGAGCAAGACAAGCAGGTATCACTCTTTTATAATGTCTTCACTGCTCTGCTTAATCCTGTGGTCTACAGTCTGAGGAATAAGGACATGAAGAGGGCTTTTCTCAGAGTGATGGGGAGGTAG